The Synechococcus sp. RS9916 DNA segment GCTGCTCCTCTGTGTCTGCTGCTGTGTCCAACTCCCCTGCTTCCCACTCGTCCCTGCCGCTGCCAGCCGATGTGGCCCTCGGCCGAAGTCCGGTGCTGCGGGATCCACAACTGGTGGGGCAATGGGTGCTTTGGCTGGAACAGCGCCCTCAGGAGCGGGGACGGACCACCGCACTGATCCGTCCCTGGCAGGTCACAGAGCGCAACCCCCAGGAACTCACTCCTGCGCCCTGCAACCTGCGCAGTCGCGTGCACGACTACGGCGGCGGCGTTTTGGCCTGCCATGCCGATGGAGACCAGCTGCTGCTGGTGTGGATCGACGATGGCGATGGCTGCCTATGGGCTCAGAACTGGACAGGTCTGGAGCAGTGCGGTGAGAACGCGGCGGCGCTGGAGGCGGTTGCGCCCCCTCGCCGGCTGACTATCCCAGGGGCGGTCCTGGGGGATGGCCTGATCGATCCACAGCGTCAACGCTGGCTGGGGGTGATGGAGGCGGAAGGCCGCGACTGGCTGGTGAGCGTGAACCTCCAGCAGGACGATCAAAGCCCCACGGTGCTGCATGCCCCCCGGGATTTCGGCGGTTACATGGCCCTCAGCCCCGACGGCCAACACTTGGCCTGGGTGGAATGGGAACAACCCTGGATGCCGTGGGATGCCAGCAGCCTCTGGGTGGCCTCACTGGATGACGCGGGGATGCCTGAACGGCCAACCCTGGTGGCGGGCTGCGACCCATCCAGCCCGCAACGGCTGTCGGTGTTCCAGCCCCAATGGCTGCCCGATGGACGCCTGATGGTCGCTGAGGACCGCAGTGGCTGGTGGAATTTGATGGTGAGCCCGATCAAAGCCACCCCCAGCGCAACCGCGTGGCAACGGCCCTGGCCCATGCAGGCGGAAACGGCCATGCCCCAATGGATTTACGGCATGAGCACCACAGCCTGGAGTGGAGAGCAGATCGTGGCCGCCATCTGCGATCAAGGCCAGTGGCAACTGAAATGCCTGACCGACGACGGCAGCGTTCATGCCGTGGAGCAACCCTTCAACGACCTGGCCGGCCTCCGAGCTGCCGATGGACGCGCCGTTGCGATCGCCAGCAACGCCAGCACCGGGATGGGCCTGCTGGAGCTCGATCTATCAACTGGCCACTGGACCCACTCTCCCGCCACTGAAGCCGTGCTGGCCAAGGAGCAGATCAGCCATGCGGAAGCCCTGTGGTTTGCAGGCAGCGGCGGGCAGCGCACCCACGCCTGGTACTACCCACCCCTCGGCGGAGGCCAAGGCCCCGCCCCCCTGTTGGTGAAGGGCCACAGCGGACCGACCGCGATGGCGCGCACGGGCCTGAATCTCGGGATTCAGTTCTGGACCTCGCGCGGATGGGGAGTCGTCGACGTGAACTACGGCGGCTCCACCGGGTTCGGGCGGGCCTATCGCGATCGCCTGCAGTCCGGTTGGGGCGTGGTGGATGTGGAGGATTGCGCCGCCGCGGCCAAAGCCCTGATCGCCAGTGACCGGGCCCATCCCGATCAGATCGCCATGGAGGGAGGCAGCGCCGGCGGTTTCACCACCCTGGCGTGCCTCTGCTTCACCGATGTCTTCCGGGCCGGCGCCTGCCGCTATGCCGTCAGCGACCTCACCGCCATGGCCTGCGACACCCACCGCTTCGAAGCCCGCTATCTCGATGGGTTGGTGGGCGACTGGCCCCAGGAACGCGCGACCTACGAACAGCGCTCACCGCTGCACCATGCCGACCAGATTCGCTGCCCGGTGATCTTCTTCCAGGGCCTCAAGGATCAGGTGGTGCCGCCGGAACAAACCGAGCGCATGGCCGCAGCACTACGGGAGAACGACCTACCTGTGGAGGTGCTCAACTTCCCCGAGGAGGGCCATGGCTTCCGCGACAGCGCCGTGCAGGTTGCCGTGCTCGAAGCCACCGAAGCCTTCTTCCGCCGTCACTTGGGACTCTGATCGGGCTGGCCGTAGTGGAGACCGCGGAATTGGGCATGCACCGCCTGCATCTGCCCATCGGACAGGAGCGGTGGTTCTCCCAGCTGCAAGGCCTGGAGATACATCCGAGCCAGCGTCTCCACCTCCACGGCGATCCCCAGGGCCTGATCCAGGTTGTCGCCGGCAGTCACAAGGCCATGCCGTGCCAACAGGCAGGCCTTGCGATCCACCAGTGCCTCCACCGTGAAGCGCGAGAGTTCCTCGGTGCCGAAGGTGGCATAGGGGGCACAGCGGATGTCATCGCCCCCGGCCACCGCCGTCATGTAGTGGAACGGGGGAATGCCCTTGTCGTGGCAGGCCAGGGCCGTGCCGTGGATGGGATGGCAATGCAGCACCGCCTGCAGCTCAGGGCGAGCAGCCAGCACATCAGCGTGCAGACGCCATTCCGACGAGGGGCGCCGGGCACCCTCCTGCAGGCGCCTTCCCTGCCAATCGATGGCCACCAGGTCAGTGGGTTCCATCAGCTCATAGGCCAGCGAACTGGGGGTGATGAGCAATCCCCCGGGGATCCGTGCCGAGAGGTTGCCAGACGTGCCCTGATTGAGCCCCGACCCGTTCATACGCCGGGCCACAGCCACCAGTTGTTCGCGCAGATCCAGCTCAGTCATCGGCGTAAAGCCCCTTGAGGCCCGCTTCACTAGCCTCCGCCACACCCCGTTCTGTGATCAGGGCCGTGACTAGTCGGGCAGGGGTGACATCGAAGGCAGGGTTGAAGCCTGGGCTGCCATCGGGGGTGAGCTGCACGCTGGTAATCATGCCGGCGGAGTCGCGGCCCTGAATCTGCGTCACTTCCTGCGCGGATCGCGCTTCGATAGGGATTTCAGCCACGCCGTCACCGAGGGTCCAGTCGATCGTGGATGCCGGCAAAGCCACATAAAACGGCACCTGGTTGTCATGGGCCGCCAGCGCCTTGAGGTAAGTGCCGATCTTGTTGCACACATCCCCACGGCGGGTGGTGCGATCGGTGCCAACGATCACCGCATCCACCTGGCCGTGCTGCATCAGATGGCCACCGGCGTTATCGACAATCACCGTGTGGGGAACCCCCTCCCGGCCCAACTCATAGGCCGTGAGTGACGCTCCCTGATTGCGCGGACGGGTCTCATCCACCCACACATGAATGTTGAGACCGGCGCGATGCGCCTTGTAAATCGGCGCCAACGCGGTTCCCCAATCCACCGTGGCCAGCCAACCGGCATTGCAATGGGTCAACACATTGAACGGTTCATCCCGGCGGTCCACAGGGCGGGCCGCAGCCAACTGCTGAAAAATGGCCAGGCCGTGATCACCGATGGCGGCACACATGGCCACGTCTTCATCGGCAATTCGTGCCGCCTCTCGCTTCGCCGCCTCCGGCCGCTGCTCCGGAGGCAAGGGCAGCAGACGATCACGCACCCGCTCAAGGGCCCAACGCAGATTCACCGCCGTCGGGCGGGTGGCATTGAGCTGCTCAAAAGCAGTCTGGAGTGCCGCATCAGACGGGTCCTCCTGCAGCGCCAACATCAGGCCATAGGCCCCAGTGACGCCGATTAACGGAGCCCCGCGCACCACCATCGTGCTGATGGCCTCCGCCGCTTCGTCGCAATTGCACAGCGTGCGGGTGGTGAAACGGTGGGGAAGCAGGGTTTGATCAATCACCCCCACCGAGCGTCCATCGCTCTCCAGCCAGATGGTGCGCCAGGCCTTGCCATCGATGTTCATCGGCTGCGGATCAGCGGTGAATGCACCATGCTGCCCCCCAATGGGACAGTCCTCAATGCGCGGTTGTTGTGAGGCACTGCTGTGGTGAAGCGTTGTGATCGCCGCCAACTGCTGGGCATGGTCGCTGGTGCCCTGGGCAGCGCCGCCCTGACGGGGCGCGCCACTGCGCGTGCAGCCAAAGCTGCTCCGCCCCTCCCGGCTCCGTCCAGCGACGGGCTGCGCCTCGGCCTGATCAGCGACCTCAACAGCAGCTACGGCTCCACCACTTACATCCCAACGGTGCATCAGGGCCTCAGCCACCTGCTGGCCCTGCACCCGGATTTGGTGGTCTGCGCCGGCGACATGGTCGCCGGCCAGAAACGGGGGCTGAATGCCACACAACTGGACCGCATGTGGGATGGATTTGCCCGCGACGTGCTCCAGCCCGTGCGCGGCCAGGGTGTGCCGTTTCTACCGGCGATCGGGAACCATGACGGCTCCCCGGGGTTCACCGCCGACCGCCTCGCTGCAGCCCGGTTCTGGCAGGCCAGACGGCAGGGACTAGGCCTGCAGTTTGTCGACAGCGGCGGATTTCCCTTTCACTACAGCGTTGCCCAGAACAATGTGTTCTGGCTGGTGTGGGATGCCAGCTCGAGCCGTGTTCCGGCGGACCAACTCAGATGGGCCCGGCAGCAGCTGGCCAGTCCACAAGCCCGGAACGCCCGGCTGCGTCTGGTGGTCGGCCATCTGCCCCTATTCGGACTCAGCCAGGGGCGAGACCGCCCTGGCGAAGTGCTGCATGAGGCAGCTGCCATTCAGACCTTGCTGGAGCAGGGCCAGGCGCAGGCCTACATCAGTGGCCACCAACACGCCTGGTTCCCGGCCCGCAGCGGCAATCTCGACCTGATTCAACTGGGTGCGCTGGGGAGTGGCCCCCGCCGTCTGCTCAACAGCTCCCGACCAGCACGCCAGAGCTTCACCACCCTCGATCTCAACTGGTCGGCGGGCACGATGCGTGAAACCAGTTATTCAGCCAAATCGGGAAGGCCTCTGGCCTGGCAGAGCTTGCCGGCGCAGCTAACGGGGCATCGGGGAGTGATCCAACGCAATCAGCCCCAGCGCAGTCTTTAAACACTCTCTAGAGCGACAGCCCTGGAGAGCGACAGCCCTGGGTCAGCTGTGCTCCCGCAAGAAGTTGATGGTCGACGTGAGCTCGTCGACGAAGCGGTCGATCTCGTCAAACGTGGACGTGAAGCTGAGGCTGGCGCGGGCCGAACCAGGGACACCGTAAAAGCGGTGCAGAGGCTGACAGCAATGGTGGCCACTGCGGATGCAGACCCCACTGAGATCGAGCATGGCGGCGATGTCGTTGGCATGAAGGCCATCGACAAGGAAGGTGGCCAAAGCACCACGCTCCGGTTGCTGCTCCGGCGTCGGCCCCAGGATGCGCAGCCCATCAATGGCCTGCAACCGTGAAAACAGGTGGGCCGTGAGCTGCGCTTCCCAGGCCTGAATCGCCTCGAGGCCAAGCGTTTGGAGATAGGTGATCGCCGCACCCATGCCAATTGCTTCGCCAATCGCAGGCGTGCCGGCCTCAAATTTGTGCGGCAGTTCTGCCCAGGTGCTGTGGTCCAGGAAGACGTCCTGGATCATTTCGCCACCGCCCAAGAAGGGGGGCATCGACTCCAGAAGCGCCTCACGCGCCCAGAGGAACCCCATGCCGGTGGGACCACAGAGCTTGTGCGATGAACCCACAAGAAAATCAATCCCAAGCTGGCCAACATCCAGTGATTTGTGGGCCAGGCTCTGGCATGCATCCAGCAGCACTCGAGCGCCGTGCTGGGCCGCCAAGGCCACCACGTCATCCACCGGATTGCAGCAACCGAGTGTGTTGCTGATGTGCACCAGGCCCACAAGCCGGGTACGGGCATTGAGTTTGGCGCGCAGATCCTCCAGATCGAGGGTGCCCTGCTCGGTCACACCCACGTGCCTCAACACACAGCCGGTGCGCTGGGCCAGTTGCTGCCAAGGCACCAGATTGCTGTGGTGCTCCATCACCGTGAGCAGCACCTCATCACCAGGCTTCAGTTCGGCATCTCCCCAGGTGCGAGCCACCAGATTGATGGCCTCACTGGCGTTGCGAGTGAACACGATCTCGCGGGGACTGGCCGCAGCCACGAACTGCGCCGTGATCAGCCGGGCTCCTTCAAAGGCTTCAGTGGCCCGAGCGCTGAGCTGATGGGCACCACGATGCACATTGGCGTTGTCGCAGCTGTAGTAATCACGCAATGCATCCAGCACAGCCAGGGGCTTCTGACTGGTCGCCGCGTGATCGAGGTAAATCAGCGGCTGGCCAGACGCAGACTCCTGCGCCAAAACTGGAAAATCTGCACGTGTTCGCTCCGCTAGCGTTACAGATGCGTTACGACCAAGTGCCGCCGTCATGAGTTGAGGCCCTCTAGAAGCTGATCCGTGATCGGCCAACGCTGGGCCAGAGGCGGAAGCAGATCAACCACGTCCTGGCAGTAGCCACGCAACAACAAGGCCGCAGCAGTGGCAGCGGAAATTCCACGACTGCGCAGATAGAAGAGCTCATCTTCCTGAAGCTGCGTCACGGTGGCGCCATGGGCACAGCGCACATCGTCTGCAACGATCTCCAGCTCTGGCTTGGCGTCGACGCGAGCGCGATCAGAGAGCAGCAGAT contains these protein-coding regions:
- a CDS encoding metallophosphoesterase encodes the protein MVKRCDRRQLLGMVAGALGSAALTGRATARAAKAAPPLPAPSSDGLRLGLISDLNSSYGSTTYIPTVHQGLSHLLALHPDLVVCAGDMVAGQKRGLNATQLDRMWDGFARDVLQPVRGQGVPFLPAIGNHDGSPGFTADRLAAARFWQARRQGLGLQFVDSGGFPFHYSVAQNNVFWLVWDASSSRVPADQLRWARQQLASPQARNARLRLVVGHLPLFGLSQGRDRPGEVLHEAAAIQTLLEQGQAQAYISGHQHAWFPARSGNLDLIQLGALGSGPRRLLNSSRPARQSFTTLDLNWSAGTMRETSYSAKSGRPLAWQSLPAQLTGHRGVIQRNQPQRSL
- the mtnA gene encoding S-methyl-5-thioribose-1-phosphate isomerase; this translates as MNIDGKAWRTIWLESDGRSVGVIDQTLLPHRFTTRTLCNCDEAAEAISTMVVRGAPLIGVTGAYGLMLALQEDPSDAALQTAFEQLNATRPTAVNLRWALERVRDRLLPLPPEQRPEAAKREAARIADEDVAMCAAIGDHGLAIFQQLAAARPVDRRDEPFNVLTHCNAGWLATVDWGTALAPIYKAHRAGLNIHVWVDETRPRNQGASLTAYELGREGVPHTVIVDNAGGHLMQHGQVDAVIVGTDRTTRRGDVCNKIGTYLKALAAHDNQVPFYVALPASTIDWTLGDGVAEIPIEARSAQEVTQIQGRDSAGMITSVQLTPDGSPGFNPAFDVTPARLVTALITERGVAEASEAGLKGLYADD
- a CDS encoding prolyl oligopeptidase family serine peptidase, which translates into the protein MSAAVSNSPASHSSLPLPADVALGRSPVLRDPQLVGQWVLWLEQRPQERGRTTALIRPWQVTERNPQELTPAPCNLRSRVHDYGGGVLACHADGDQLLLVWIDDGDGCLWAQNWTGLEQCGENAAALEAVAPPRRLTIPGAVLGDGLIDPQRQRWLGVMEAEGRDWLVSVNLQQDDQSPTVLHAPRDFGGYMALSPDGQHLAWVEWEQPWMPWDASSLWVASLDDAGMPERPTLVAGCDPSSPQRLSVFQPQWLPDGRLMVAEDRSGWWNLMVSPIKATPSATAWQRPWPMQAETAMPQWIYGMSTTAWSGEQIVAAICDQGQWQLKCLTDDGSVHAVEQPFNDLAGLRAADGRAVAIASNASTGMGLLELDLSTGHWTHSPATEAVLAKEQISHAEALWFAGSGGQRTHAWYYPPLGGGQGPAPLLVKGHSGPTAMARTGLNLGIQFWTSRGWGVVDVNYGGSTGFGRAYRDRLQSGWGVVDVEDCAAAAKALIASDRAHPDQIAMEGGSAGGFTTLACLCFTDVFRAGACRYAVSDLTAMACDTHRFEARYLDGLVGDWPQERATYEQRSPLHHADQIRCPVIFFQGLKDQVVPPEQTERMAAALRENDLPVEVLNFPEEGHGFRDSAVQVAVLEATEAFFRRHLGL
- a CDS encoding class II aldolase/adducin family protein produces the protein MTELDLREQLVAVARRMNGSGLNQGTSGNLSARIPGGLLITPSSLAYELMEPTDLVAIDWQGRRLQEGARRPSSEWRLHADVLAARPELQAVLHCHPIHGTALACHDKGIPPFHYMTAVAGGDDIRCAPYATFGTEELSRFTVEALVDRKACLLARHGLVTAGDNLDQALGIAVEVETLARMYLQALQLGEPPLLSDGQMQAVHAQFRGLHYGQPDQSPK
- a CDS encoding SufS family cysteine desulfurase; this encodes MTAALGRNASVTLAERTRADFPVLAQESASGQPLIYLDHAATSQKPLAVLDALRDYYSCDNANVHRGAHQLSARATEAFEGARLITAQFVAAASPREIVFTRNASEAINLVARTWGDAELKPGDEVLLTVMEHHSNLVPWQQLAQRTGCVLRHVGVTEQGTLDLEDLRAKLNARTRLVGLVHISNTLGCCNPVDDVVALAAQHGARVLLDACQSLAHKSLDVGQLGIDFLVGSSHKLCGPTGMGFLWAREALLESMPPFLGGGEMIQDVFLDHSTWAELPHKFEAGTPAIGEAIGMGAAITYLQTLGLEAIQAWEAQLTAHLFSRLQAIDGLRILGPTPEQQPERGALATFLVDGLHANDIAAMLDLSGVCIRSGHHCCQPLHRFYGVPGSARASLSFTSTFDEIDRFVDELTSTINFLREHS